Proteins from a genomic interval of Lolium perenne isolate Kyuss_39 chromosome 1, Kyuss_2.0, whole genome shotgun sequence:
- the LOC127310544 gene encoding uncharacterized protein, whose amino-acid sequence MAPAVAGVIAIVLLAAVASTLAVAGLSPDAVALQAFRIGLQDPDGVLQSWDPTLADPCTWFHIICDANNRVTHIMLGYSNLSGPLSPELAKLDQLRDMMVRASNIQGTIPEEFGNLGNLISLDLSNNSISGPIPASLGKLSALRFLDLSNNDLCGTIPTSGAFQNLPPSSFANNPRLRGPGQQQDDDGC is encoded by the exons ATGGCGCCCGCGGTGGCCGGAGTTATCGCGATCGTCCTGCTCGCGGCGGTCGCTTCGACCCTGGCGGTGGCGGGCCTGTCACCCGACGCCGTGGCGCTCCAGGCCTTTCGGATCGGGCTGCAGGACCCCGACGGCGTGCTGCAGAGCTGGGACCCGACGCTGGCGGACCCCTGCACCTGGTTCCACATCATCTGCGACGCCAACAATCGAGTCACCCACAT AATGCTTGGCTATTCGAACCTGTCCGGTCCACTATCGCCGGAGCTCGCCAAGCTAGACCAGCTACGGGACAT GATGGTTCGGGCGAGCAATATTCAGGGAACCATCCCGGAAGAGTTCGGCAACCTGGGTAACCTCATCAGCCTGGACCTGTCCAACAACAGCATCTCGGGGCCGATACCCGCGTCGCTCGGGAAGCTGTCCGCGCTGAGATTCCT GGACCTCTCGAACAACGACCTCTGCGGCACCATCCCGACATCTGGAGCGTTTCAGAACCTTCCTCCCAGCAG CTTCGCCAACAACCCGCGCCTGCGCGGCCCCGGCCAGCAGCAGGACGACGACGGCTGCTAG